In one window of Helianthus annuus cultivar XRQ/B chromosome 17, HanXRQr2.0-SUNRISE, whole genome shotgun sequence DNA:
- the LOC110921364 gene encoding uncharacterized protein LOC110921364, whose product MEEMDFEVDIPEQPQRKRRARPPPDPLENHPYLEFPLESEAALRCEKLRKMHIGEHFAVSWKTLRKLEVEDWVRGFVPVDSPWDRLFELSFTPTYREILVEFLSSFEFHPRRPDEVVDPAQPPPPPEVSFRMAGQAREMSLAQFAVHSGLYTEAEIATDLYTKGLVMIDKPTLLGFWDLIADIRHWDHHQSKGRSTLIEDPLFRYLHKMISTSITARNKSREWCTSGDLFFLYCLLYKRPCALAYGLAQYFASAHHRQERGMLFGGAYVTKIAHSLGYHPENDRGRVGPAAQPKRMGMNTINGMHITKDFPCGKRLKNLDGTQYQLKELPEEFPLIYPPRDPEPPEPHDPAAVLPRPPQPRGPPGAPQFPRHVMPGPDPSHERLLRNVERNNYLLEWVAAALQQQRQHDGLPPLPFIADADWDQHQRQQQQHQEQQQQHQEQQQ is encoded by the exons atggaGGAAATGGATTTCGAAGTAGATATTCCGGAGCAGCCGCAGCGGAAACGGCGGGCGCGTCCACCGCCAGATCCTCTAGAGAATCACCCTTATTTGGAGTTTCCTCTGGAGTCCGAGGCTGCGCTCCGTTGCGAGAAGCTTCGGAAGATGCATATTGGTGAACACTTTGCGGTTTCGTGGAAAACCCTCCGGAAGCTTGAGGTTGAAGATTGGGTGCGGGGGTTTGTTCCCGTTGATTCACCGTGGGATCGTCTGTTTGAGCTATCATTTACGCCGACCTACAGGGAGATACTAGTCGAGTTTCTGTCGTCGTTCGAGTTTCATCCTCGTCGGCCAGATGAGGTTGTGGACCCCGCGCAGCCCCCTCCCCCGCCCGAGGTTTCTTTTCGCATGGCTGGCCAGGCGCGCGAAATGTCACTTGCACAGTTTGCGGTGCATAGCGGTTTGTATACGGAGGCTGAGATTGCTACGGATCTTTATACGAAG GGGCTCGTAATGATTGATAAACCCACGCTATTAGGGTTTTGGGATCTGATCGCGGACATCCGTCATTGGGACCACCACCAATCCAAGGGGAGGAGTACGCTGATTGAGGATCCGCTCTTCAG GTATTTGCACAAGATGATTTCCACTTCGATCACTGCTCGAAACAAAAGCCGGGAGTGGTGTACGAGTGGTGACTTATTCTTTTTGTATTGCCTCTTATACAAGAGGCCGTGCGCTCTCGCCTACGGGTTGGCACAGTATTTCGCCTCCGCGCATCATCGACAGGAGCGCGGAATGCTATTCGGCGGCGCTTACGTGACCAAGATAGCCCATTCGTTGGGCTATCATCCGGAGAACGACCGCGGCCGTGTAGGCCCGGCGGCACAGCCAAAGCGGATGGGGATGAACACAATAAACGGGATGCATATTACCAAAGACTTTCCATGCGGGAAGCGGTTAAAGAATCTGGACGGCACGCAATACCAGCTTAAGGAACTGCCAGAAGAGTTCCCTCTGATTTATCCCCCGCGGGATCCGGAGCCGCCGGAGCCGCATGACCCGGCCGCCGTTCTTCCGCGGCCACCACAGCCGCGTGGACCACCCGGGGCGCCCCAGTTCCCACGCCATGTTATGCCCGGTCCTGACCCGTCACATGAGCGGCTGCTTCGAAACGTTgagagaaacaattatttgttagAGTGGGTGGCTGCGGCGCTGCAGCAGCAGCGACAGCATGACGGGTTACCTCCACTACCCTTCATTGCGGATGCGGACTGGGATCAGCATCAgcggcagcagcagcagcatcaggagcagcagcagcagcatcaggagCAGCAGCAGTAG